One Dromiciops gliroides isolate mDroGli1 chromosome 3, mDroGli1.pri, whole genome shotgun sequence DNA segment encodes these proteins:
- the LOC122747704 gene encoding olfactory receptor 8D1-like → MDTGNHSMVTDFILMGLTDQPELQLPLFFLFLQIYIISMMGNVGLFLLIRISSQLHTPMYFLLSNLSFIDLCYSSVITPKMLVSFVLQKNIIAYKECLCQFFFFCTFGIADCYMLTAMAYDRYVAICSPLLYNSTMSQNICFLLVVGVYTMGVFGAIIHTSGLAKLSFCENNVISHYFCDIAPLLKLSCSSTSINELLVMLLVVINSLVTTLPILISYAFILSSILSIHSAKGRSKAFSTCGSHLASVAVLYGSIIFMYCQPASASNITQQKVSSVIYTTVIPMLNPWIYSLRNKDVKDALRKIKKDWIVSWCK, encoded by the coding sequence ATGGATACTGGGAATCATTCCATGGTGACAGACTTTATCCTTATGGGATTAACAGATCAACCAGAACTCCAgctccccctcttctttctcttcctacaAATATACATTATTTCCATGATGGGGAATGTGGGCTTATTCCTCCTTATCAGGATCAGTTCTCAGCTTCATACCCCCATGTACTTTCTTCTTAGCAACTTGTCCTTCATTGATCTCTGCTACTCCTCTGTCATCACCCCCAAAATGTTGGTGAGCTTTGTATTACAGAAGAACATCATTGCCTACAAAGAGTGCTTGTGccagttctttttcttctgtacTTTTGGTATTGCTGACTGCTACATGCTTACAGCCATGGCCTATGATCGTTATGTTGCCATCTGCAGCCCCCTGCTCTATAACAGCACCATGTCCCAAAATATCTGCTTCCTACTAGTGGTAGGAGTGTATACTATGGGGGTCTTTGGAGCCATTATTCATACAAGTGGTCTAGCCAAACTATCATTCTGTGAAAATAATGTTATTAGTCATTATTTCTGTGACATTGCTCCCCTTCTGAAGCTATCCTGCTCTAGCACCTCTATTAATGAGCTTTTGGTAATGCTTCTGGTTGTGATCAATTCATTAGTAACCACACTACCCATCTTGATCTCTTATGCTTTTATCCTCTCCAGCATCCTTAGCATCCATTCTGCTAAGGGCAGGTCCAAAGCCTTTAGCACTTGTGGATCCCACCTGGCATCTGTGGCAGTTCTGTATGGCTCCATTATTTTTATGTACTGTCAGCCTGCATCAGCCAGCAACATCACTCAACAGAAAGTGTCCTCAGTGATATACACCACAGTCATCCCCATGCTAAACCCCTGGATCTATAGTCTAAGGAATAAGGATGTGAAGGATGCACTGAGGAAAATCAAGAAGGACTGGATAGTTTCCTGGTGCAAGTAG
- the LOC122749233 gene encoding putative olfactory receptor 8G3 pseudogene, giving the protein MDTGNHSTVTDFILMGLTDQPELQLPLFFLFLQIYIISMMGNVGLFLLIRISSQLHTPMYFFLSNLSFVDLCYSSVITPKMLVSFVSEKNIISYSGCLTQFFFFCTFGIADCYMLSAMAYDRYVAICSPLLYNSTMSQNICFLLVVGVYTMGVFGAIIHTSGLARLFFCGDNVISHYFCDIPPLLKLSCSSTYINEVLVMLLVVINSLVTTLPILISYAFILSSILSIHSAKGRSKAFSTCGSHLVSVVFLYGSIISMYCQPASTSNITQQKVSSVIYTTVIPMLNPWIYSLRNKDVKDALRKIKKDWLVF; this is encoded by the coding sequence ATGGATACTGGGAATCACTCCACAGTGACAGACTTTATCCTTATGGGATTAACAGATCAACCAGAACTCCagctcccccttttctttctcttcctacaAATATACATTATTTCCATGATGGGGAATGTGGGCTTATTCCTCCTTATCAGGATCAGTTCTCAGCTTCATACCCCCATGTACTTTTTTCTTAGTAACTTGTCCTTTGTTGATCTCTGCTACTCCTCTGTCATCACCCCCAAAATGTTGGTGAGCTTTGTATCAGAGAAGAATATCATCTCCTACTCAGGGTGCTTGACccagttcttcttcttctgtacTTTTGGCATTGCTGACTGTTACATGCTGAGTGCCATGGCCTATGATCGTTATGTTGCCATCTGCAGCCCCCTGCTCTATAACAGCACCATGTCCCAAAATATCTGCTTCCTACTAGTGGTAGGAGTGTATACTATGGGGGTCTTTGGAGCCATTATTCATACAAGTGGTCTGGCCAGACTGTTCTTCTGTGGAGATAATGTTATTAGTCATTATTTTTGTGACATTCCTCCCCTTCTGAAGCTCTCCTGCTCTAGTACCTATATCAATGAGGTTTTGGTAATGCTTCTGGTTGTGATAAATTCATTGGTAACTACTTTACCCATCCTGATCTCTTATGCTTTCATCCTCTCCAGCATCCTTAGCATCCATTCTGCAAAAGGCAGGTCGAAAGCCTTCAGCACTTGTGGATCCCACCTGGTATCTGTGGTTTTCCTATATGGCTCCATCATTTCTATGTACTGTCAGCCTGCATCAACCAGCAACATCACTCAACAGAAAGTGTCCTCAGTGATCTACACCACAGTCATCCCCATGCTAAATCCCTGGATCTATAGTCTTAGGAACAAGGATGTGAAGGACGCACTAAGGAAAATCAAGAAGGACTGGCTAGTCTTCTGA